Proteins from one Lonchura striata isolate bLonStr1 chromosome 6, bLonStr1.mat, whole genome shotgun sequence genomic window:
- the B4GALNT4 gene encoding N-acetyl-beta-glucosaminyl-glycoprotein 4-beta-N-acetylgalactosaminyltransferase 1, producing the protein MPRLPVKKLRKQLKLLLLLALLTSAAWFTYLHISLVRQGRALRLPFAYGKDGERPGEVTDAGRRPAVARRRKAEDSSESREEDPMSDGQDMDGWFSRGQRSNRASTHPKLNLTKQALPWNEQYKGKANLHVFEDWCGGAVRHLRKNLHFPLFPHTRTTVKKLAVSPKWKNYGLRIFGYIHPFKDGDFQFSVASDDNSEFWLSSDDSPSNSRLAAFVGKLGTEWTAPGEFTKFSSQVSKPLRLMSSRRYYFELLHKQDDRGSDHVEVGWRVFLPSLKFEVIDSSYISLYTDESSLKMNHVEHIPQTLASHSGSHLWEAQQDEHGADMLKADPRDTFFLTPAIEASHVENVLVPCAYSPTYVVKDFPIARYQGLQFVYLSFVYPNDFTRLTHMETENKCFYRESPLYLEKFGFYKYMKMDEEEEDPRQRAFLFLGPDNFLEDEEEEEEGADSPEPTDAPPEAKEQSFGPAPRAKGKDPAPLTGDYGDDLDYYGFRRKRGRAQAEAGTPGQLGTWGTYSPPAALRGDPALERGPARALHWLPQDEGEEDELGLPASPKQPGLQPHLSVPIFGGKAKTPGPGRPAAPSKDKKPRKTQEKVYVTRLQPGKRKAPAQELAFPGIFLYPKPVKRVHLRSRTPQKHPIAPSKLRAVPGRRGPWLLSNISKERDPARRKSGRRWDRPPKQRVLPGLLALGTEGLFSHEDTTPAPDRTAATADYNSSEVARSEGTRVTSFLKVSETTASQQEEGKGQEEEEDEEEEVSDYSYEAGELQQGWLEDSINWQRTFSVSSVDFELLRSDWNDLRCNVSGNLQLSESEVVDVVAQYMERLNEKNGGIYTLLRIINVEKRRDTARGNRYLLELELAERGQRTVRLSEYVYVLLHQGKQDDSTEANPDGLALGATEPQPSAWSILYGKSVLCRPLRLSWRQDVMVHFVVPVKNQARWVQQFISDMASLYGATGDANFNVILVDFDSEDMDVEKALRDARLPRFQYLRRTGNFERSAGLQAGVDMVEDEHSIVFLCDLHIHFPANILDSIRKHCVEGKLAYAPIVMRLSCGSSPREPNGYWEVNGFGLFGIYKSDFDRVGGMNTEEFRDRWGGEDWELLDRVLQSGLEVERLRLRNFYHYYHSKRGMWNTRSKKPSKD; encoded by the exons ATGGAGAGAGGCCGGGGGAGGTGACGGATGCCGGGAGGCGGCCGGCGGTGGCGCGGCGCAGGAAAGCCGAGGATTCCAGCGAGAGCCGCGAGGAAGATCCGATG AGCGACGGGCAGGACATGGATGGCTGGTTTTCCAGAGGCCAGCGTTCCAACCGAGCCAGCACCCACCCCAAACTCAACCTGACCAAGCAGGCCTTGCCCTGGAACGAGCAG TACAAAGGGAAGGCAAACCTGCACGTCTTCGAGGACTGGTGTGGCGGGGCCGTGAGGCACCTGAGGAAGAACCTCCACTTCCCGCTCTTCCCCCAC ACCCGCACCACGGTGAAGAAGCTGGCTGTGTCTCCCAAGTGGAAGAACTATGGGCTGAGGATTTTTGGCTACATCCATCCCTTCAAGGATG GGGATTTCCAGTTTTCCGTGGCATCGGACGACAATTCAGAGTTCTGGCTCAGCTCTGATGACAGTCCCTCCAATTCCCGACTGGCTGCATTTGTGGGCAAG ctggGCACGGAGTGGACGGCGCCGGGAGAGTTCACCAAGTTCAGCTCCCAGGTCTCCAAGCCCCTGCG CCTCATGTCCTCCCGACGTTACTACTTTGAGCTGCTCCACAAGCAGGATGACCGGGGCTCGGACCACGTGGAAGTTGGG tggCGAGTTTTCCTCCCTAGCCTGAAGTTTGAGGTGATTGACTCCTCCTACATCTCCCTGTACACAG ATGAATCATCCCTGAAGATGAACCACGTGGAGCACATCCCGCAGACCTTGGCCAGCCACAGTGGGAGCCACCTCTGGGAGGCCCAGCAGGACGAGCATGGGGCCGACATGCTCAAGGCTGACCCCAGGGACACGTTCTTCCTCA cccctgccatcGAGGCGTCCCACGTGGAGAATGTGCTGGTGCCCTGTGCCTACAGCCCCACCTACGTGGTGAAGGATTTCCCCATCGCCCGCTACCAGGGCCTGCAGTTC GTCTACCTCTCGTTCGTGTATCCCAACGATTTCACACGCCTCACTCACATGGAGACAGAGAACAAGTGCTTCTACAGGGAATCCCCCCTCTACCTGGAGAA GTTTGGGTTCTACAAGTACATGAAGatggatgaggaggaggaggatccGCGGCAGCGAGCGTTTCTCTTCCTTGGCCCTGACA ATTTcctggaggatgaggaggaggaagaggaaggagcagaCAGCCCTGAGCCCACAGACGCCCCTCCTGAGGCCAAGGAGCAGAGCTTTGGGCCGGCACCCAGAGCCAAAGGGAAGGATCCCGCACCGCTCACCGGGGATTACGGAGATGACCTGGACTATTACGGCTTCCGCCGGAAGCGGGGCCGGGCGCAGGCCGAGGCGGGCACCCCCGGGCAGCTGGGGACGTGGGGCACGTACAGCCCCCCGGCCGCTCTCCGGGGGGATCCCGCGCTggagcggggcccggcccgggcgcTCCATTGGCTGCCCCAGGACGAGGGCGAGGAGGATGAGCTGGGGCTGCCGGCGTCTCCAAAGCAGCCGGGCCTCCAGCCGCACCTCTCCGTGCCCATCTTTGGTGGCAAAGCCAAAACGCCGGGTCCCGGcaggccagcagctcccagcaaagaCAAGAAGCCCCGGAAAACCCAGGAGAAGGTCTACGTGACCCGGCTGCAGCCCGGGAAGCGCAAAGCCCCGGCCCAGGAGCTGGCCTTCCCCGGCATTTTCCTGTATCCAAAGCCTGTGAAGAGAGTCCACCTCCGCTCCAGGACCCCGCAGAAGCACCCCATCGCCCCCAGCAAGCTCCGGGCCGTCCCCGGCCGCCGCGGCCCCTGGCTCCTGAGCAACATCTCCAAGGAGAGGGACCCTGCCAGGCGGAAGAGCGGCAGGAGGTGGGACCGGCCACCCAagcagcgggtgctgcccggCCTCCTCGCCCTGGGGACCGAGGGACTCTTCAGCCACGAGGACACGACCCCTGCTCCAGACAGGACAGCAGCCACTGCCGACTACAACTCGTCCGAGGTCGCCCGCTCCGAGGGGACGAGGGTGACGTCCTTTCTGAAGGTGTCAGAAACCACGGCGTCAcagcaggaggaggggaagggccaggaggaggaggaggatgaggaggaagaggtgtCGGACTATTCCTACGAGGcgggggagctgcagcagggctggctggaggACTCCATCAACTGGCAGCGGACGTTCAGCGTCAGCTCCGTGGACTTCGAGCTGCTGCGCTCCGACTGGAACGACCTGCGCTGCAACGTGTCGGGAAACCTGCAGCTGAGCGAGAGCGAGGTGGTGGACGTGGTGGCCCAATACATGGAGAGGCTCAACGAGAAGAATGGGGG GATCTACACCCTCCTGAGGATCATCAACGTGGAGAAGCGGCGGGACACGGCACGGGGGAACCGGtacctgctggagctggagctggcagagcGGGGCCAGCGCACGGTGCGGCTCTCCGAGTATGTCTACGTCCTCCTGCACCAGGGCAAGCAGGACGACAGCACCGAGGCCAACCCTGACGGGCTGGCCCTGGGGGCcactgagccccagcccagtgcctggagCATCCTCTATGGAAAATCTGTCCTATGCCGGCCGCTGCGGCTCAGCTGGAGGCAGGACGTCATGGTGCACTTCGTGGTGCCAG TGAAGAACCAGGCCCGCTGGGTGCAGCAGTTCATCTCGGACATGGCCAGCCTCTACGGGGCCACGGGGGACGCCAACTTCAACGTCATCCTGGTGGACTTTGACAGTGAGGACATGGATGTGGAGAAGGCCCTGCGGGACGCCCGGCTGCCCCG GTTCCAATACCTGCGGCGCACGGGGAATTTTGAACGCTCTGCCGGGCTCCAGGCCGGTGTGGATATGGTGGAG gACGAGCACAGCATCGTGTTCCTGTGCGACCTGCACATCCATTTCCCTGCCAACATCCTGGACAGCATCCGGAAGCACTGCGTGGAAGGGAAGCTGGCCTACGCTCCCATCGTCATGAGGCTGAGCTGTGGCAGCTCCCCCCGGGAGCCCAACG gctACTGGGAGGTGAACGGCTTCGGCCTCTTCGGCATCTACAAGTCGGACTTTGACCGCGTGGGAGGGATGAACACGGAGGAGTTCCGGGACCGCTGGGGCGGGGAGGATTGGGAGCTCCTGGACAG GGTGCTCCAGAGCGGGCTGGAGGTGGAGCGCTTGCGCCTCAGGAACTTTTACCACTACTACCACTCCAAGCGTGGCATGTGGAACACCCGCAGCAAGAAGCCCTCCAAGGACTAG